Proteins from one Leptidea sinapis chromosome 44, ilLepSina1.1, whole genome shotgun sequence genomic window:
- the LOC126977228 gene encoding general transcription factor 3C polypeptide 3-like isoform X2: MDLDKELTNKFLSGEMSFADYSSQWYGDEDLDEAEEVDQVNESEIPAKARPTRRRRCTRLTPALLGLMGEANLRLARGDVEMAERMCHEIIKQMPTASEPYQTLAQIHEHDADKSLQFSLLAAHLNPSNSNEWLRLAAISEKRNDFRQEMICYTHAIRADKGNLDNHLKRLELIDKLEEYKFPINNLNMSRVRCYHKIVSYLTPSDGEVIMKYAKLAATMYHNNNEKDKAVEVMTKAYNKCSNLFQLEDLNIYLELLISQKQFTRCLEVFVASIGVDIEAEIQTVRNSNNEIEEHTNYVRCSIPNNLAIDLKCKLLVCFIYLKAMNLVQTLMDEFLKNDVETAGDLYMDIEEAFSAVGYHEMAMQMLQPLVKTTNFDLGAVWLKYANCLCSLGRVDEAVNAFHKVLDHAPQHPDARNRLFEILEQKGCIDDALNALKQDFNYVVSPSLLYKYCSALKQYNRIPQYVDAGEALLSRNTTKFRHQEELRIAYRIKGGIETIQDLRAMRGEPLHHDDDIQFEDEDFKLTPQQVWDMFRDLLQTAYDLKLYPTMQRLTFNALITKELAPFRKEIDFFVFQACLLNGDYTHAMRFVREYTPRQPSNRMWNMLSLVLVSLGDFAQIKYLTRLFQKGHGHGVKNLFLGNHYLVSGRYLVALKYYLEYHEQVREPLSAFLIAITLLAMGAQKTVDKHHNLILQAMAYMSTYNKLRKCDQEAYYNMGRFYQVLNINNLAVEYYEKALACGHVTECSYHGVIDLRKEIAYNLHLLYREHSPDLARKILLQHLVIE, translated from the coding sequence ATGGATTTAGATAAAGAATTAACTAATAAGTTTTTAAGTGGTGAAATGTCGTTTGCTGACTATTCAAGCCAGTGGTATGGAGACGAAGATTTGGATGAGGCTGAAGAGGTGGATCAAGTTAATGAGAGTGAAATTCCTGCGAAAGCTCGTCCTACAAGACGACGAAGATGTACCCGTCTCACACCAGCATTGCTTGGCTTaatgggcgaagcaaacttgcGCCTTGCTCGCGGGGATGTAGAAATGGCTGAACGTATGTGTCATGAAATCATTAAGCAGATGCCTACCGCCTCTGAGCCCTATCAAACCCTTGCACAAATACATGAACATGATGCAGATAAATCATTACAGTTTTCTTTGCTTGCTGCACATCTAAAtccttccaattcaaatgaATGGTTGAGGCTAGCAGCTATATCAGAGAAAAGAAATGATTTCAGGCAGGAGATGATTTGTTACACACATGCTATTAGAGCTGACAAAGGTAATCTTGATAATCACTTAAAGCGACTTGAATTGATCGACAAATTAGAAGAATACAAATTTcctataaataatttgaatatgtcTCGAGTGCGATGTTATCACAAAATTGTGTCATATCTCACTCCAAGTGATGGTGAGGTTATAATGAAATATGCAAAATTGGCTGCCACAATGTATCACAATAATAATGAGAAAGACAAAGCTGTAGAAGTTATGACAAAAGCTTATAACAAGTGCtctaatttatttcaattggaagacctaaatatatatttagaactTCTAATATCTCAGAAACAGTTTACAAGGTGTTTAGAAGTTTTTGTGGCTAGTATAGGTGTTGATATTGAAGCTGAAATCCAAACAGTTCGAAATTCTAACAATGAAATTGAAGAACACACAAACTATGTCAGGTGTTCCATACCAAATAATTTAGCAATAGATTTGAAGTGCAAATTGTTAGTGTGTTTTATCTACTTAAAAGCAATGAATCTAGTTCAAACATTAATGGATGAGTTTCTTAAGAATGATGTTGAAACAGCTGGAGATTTGTACATGGATATTGAAGAGGCATTTTCTGCTGTTGGATATCACGAAATGGCAATGCAGATGTTACAGCCTTTAGtgaaaacaacaaattttgACCTCGGGGCAGTGTGGCTCAAGTATGCTAATTGTCTTTGTAGCTTAGGCAGAGTAGATGAAGCAGTCAATGCTTTTCATAAGGTCCTGGATCATGCCCCTCAACATCCTGATGCACGCAATAGGCTTTTTGAGATACTAGAACAAAAAGGATGTATTGATGATGCATTGAATGCTTTGAAACAAGATTTTAATTATGTGGTTAGTCCAAGTCTTCTTTACAAATATTGTTCTGCTTTAAAGCAATACAATAGAATACCACAATATGTAGATGCAGGTGAAGCTCTATTAAGTAGAAATACAACTAAGTTTAGACATCAAGAGGAACTGCGCATAGCTTATAGGATAAAAGGTGGCATAGAAACAATTCAGGATCTCCGAGCAATGAGAGGAGAGCCTTTACATCATGATGACGATATACAATTTGAAGATGAGGATTTTAAATTAACACCACAACAAGTATGGGATATGTTTAGAGATCTTTTACAGACTGCGTATGACTTAAAACTGTATCCCACAATGCAAAGACTTACATTTAATGCTTTGATTACAAAAGAACTGGCACCATTCAGGAAggaaattgatttttttgtatttcaagcTTGTCTATTAAATGGTGATTATACACATGCTATGAGGTTTGTAAGGGAGTATACACCGAGGCAACCATCTAACAGGATGTGGAATATGTTGAGTTTGGTCTTGGTTTCGTTGGGTGATTTTGCACAAATTAAGTATCTGACTAGACTTTTCCAAAAAGGACATGGGCACGGTGTTAAAAACCTTTTCCTAGGCAATCATTATCTTGTTTCGGGAAGGTACCTTGTCGCATTAAAGTATTACTTGGAGTATCACGAACAGGTTCGAGAACCTTTATCTGCATTCTTAATAGCAATTACACTTCTGGCAATGGGTGCTCAAAAGACTGTTGATAAACACCACAATTTGATACTGCAAGCAATGGCATACATGTCAACATATAATAAGCTGAGAAAGTGTGATCAAGAAGCGTATTATAATATGGGGAGATTTTACCAagtactaaatataaataatttggcaGTTGAATATTATGAAAAGGCGCTTGCTTGTGGACATGTCACTGAGTGTAGTTATCATGGAGTGATTGATTTGAGGAAAGAAATTGCTTATAATTTGCACTTATTGTACAGAGAACACTCTCCAGATCTTGCTCGGAAAATATTGCTTCAGCACCTTGTGattgaataa